The Mycobacteriales bacterium genome includes a region encoding these proteins:
- a CDS encoding SigE family RNA polymerase sigma factor, producing MEYVRGDAARLTRVAYLLVGNDADAQDLVQLCLLRVARRWNRIDTSPHAYARQVLARLATDRWRARRFRPADVPLDAAHHLPAADAFGASDLRHTLLGGLRLLPTRQRAVLVLRYFEQLSEAETAEALGLSAGTVKTHTARGLDRLRRLLLHASEGTTP from the coding sequence GTGGAGTACGTCCGCGGCGACGCCGCACGGTTGACGCGGGTCGCCTACCTGCTCGTCGGCAACGACGCCGACGCGCAGGACCTCGTCCAGCTCTGCCTCCTACGCGTGGCCCGGCGCTGGAACCGCATCGACACGTCGCCGCACGCCTACGCGCGCCAGGTGCTTGCCCGGCTGGCGACCGACCGGTGGCGCGCGCGGCGCTTCCGGCCGGCCGACGTGCCGTTGGACGCTGCGCATCACCTGCCTGCGGCCGACGCTTTCGGCGCCAGCGACCTGCGGCACACGCTGCTCGGCGGTCTGCGGCTGCTGCCGACCCGGCAGCGCGCTGTGCTGGTCCTGCGCTACTTCGAGCAGTTGTCCGAGGCCGAGACGGCCGAAGCACTCGGCCTCAGCGCCGGCACCGTCAAGACGCACACCGCGCGCGGGTTGGATCGCCTGCGGCGCCTCCTGCTGCACGCCTCCGAAGGGACGACGCCGTGA
- a CDS encoding sigma-70 family RNA polymerase sigma factor, protein MDSDARWVEADRHRVALVRYLRKRTELREDAEDAAAEAIARAGRTPLDDEAHLQAWLYRTGRHRCIDQHRRRRTPAELAAALAPTTTASAEEIVLEHELTAQVRHAVAELPPGQRAVVLAYGDGETVRTIAARTGRTAKAVERQLARGLAAVRATVTAGAAAVLAALPRCRRLAAADPAIAALPASMVVVVVAGVLAPAPPHARPAVSAATVTMSAPGHPRPATPTSRVAGTSRRAEPHRIATASRVPEAPPPTASRPPAIAVPAPGHDITVTPGTVNRDEGDGFVADAIACIRHGVDLTPQRISCRPD, encoded by the coding sequence GTGGACAGCGACGCGCGATGGGTAGAAGCGGACCGGCACCGGGTCGCGCTCGTGCGCTACCTGCGGAAGCGAACCGAGCTGCGCGAGGACGCCGAAGACGCCGCCGCCGAGGCGATCGCCCGCGCCGGCCGGACGCCGCTCGACGACGAGGCGCACCTACAGGCGTGGCTCTACCGAACCGGGCGGCACCGCTGCATCGACCAACACCGCCGGCGCCGCACCCCGGCGGAACTCGCCGCCGCACTCGCGCCGACCACCACGGCAAGCGCCGAAGAGATCGTGCTCGAACACGAACTGACAGCGCAGGTCCGCCACGCCGTCGCCGAACTGCCGCCCGGGCAACGAGCCGTCGTCCTCGCCTACGGCGACGGGGAGACAGTGCGGACGATCGCCGCGCGCACCGGGCGGACCGCCAAAGCCGTCGAACGCCAACTCGCCCGCGGCCTCGCCGCTGTCCGGGCTACGGTCACCGCAGGGGCCGCCGCCGTACTCGCCGCGCTCCCGCGATGCCGGCGCCTCGCCGCGGCGGACCCGGCGATTGCCGCGCTGCCCGCCAGCATGGTCGTCGTCGTGGTCGCCGGGGTACTCGCCCCGGCGCCCCCTCACGCTCGGCCGGCGGTCTCAGCCGCCACCGTCACCATGTCCGCGCCAGGACACCCTCGACCCGCTACGCCGACCAGTCGCGTTGCCGGAACGTCGAGGCGCGCGGAGCCGCATCGCATCGCAACCGCGTCGCGCGTCCCGGAAGCCCCACCGCCGACCGCATCCCGGCCGCCCGCGATCGCCGTGCCGGCGCCCGGCCACGACATCACGGTCACACCCGGCACGGTCAACCGCGACGAGGGTGACGGGTTCGTCGCGGACGCAATCGCCTGCATCCGCCACGGCGTCGACCTCACTCCGCAACGCATCAGCTGTCGGCCCGACTAG